One genomic region from Phycodurus eques isolate BA_2022a chromosome 16, UOR_Pequ_1.1, whole genome shotgun sequence encodes:
- the LOC133415393 gene encoding G-protein coupled receptor family C group 5 member C-like, whose amino-acid sequence MAFTGPPKGCGSSIGSIYYNLCDLTAAWGVAVEAVAAAGAVTSFVLFVILMACLPLVTDEKRKATVALQAGVLVFTLGLFGLAFAFVVGRYPASCAARRFLFGVLFAGCLACLLMHGLWLVLLQRRGRGPRSWTLCLGALALWSVEVIVNTEWLLITAVRNPPAARDASEPSCGFANRDFVMALIYVMVLLLGAVLTAVPSLTHKGRRWRRDGAFVLVTGLLTAAIWAAWIAMYVGGNRAVGDDGWDDPTLAVAVVSNAWVFLLLYAVPEICLLTQRDADLDPPHDGEHIYPARTLAYDNVRKEPEPAHQTVYLENKAFTMEEPPTEPSKPVSPYAAYNGQLRSCVYQPTEIALIAKGLTKMDQDAMMRRASTSSLNTAGSSGGSLHRLVGSLAS is encoded by the exons ATGGCGTTTACAGGACCGCCCAAAGGATGCGGGTCCAGCATTGGCTCCATATACTACAACCTGTGCGACCTGACGGCGGCGTGGGGGGTGGCGGTGGAGGCCGTGGCCGCCGCAGGCGCGGTGACCTCCTTCGTCCTCTTCGTCATCCTCATGGCCTGCCTGCCCTTGGTGACGGACGAGAAGAGGAAAGCCACTGTGGCCTTGCAGGCCGGCGTTCTGGTTTTCACCCTGGGACTCTTCGGTCTGGCCTTCGCCTTCGTCGTGGGCCGCTACCCGGCCAGCTGCGCGGCGCGGAGGTTCCTCTTCGGCGTCCTGTTCGCAGGATGCCTGGCCTGCCTGCTGATGCACGGGCTGTGGCTCGTCCTGCTGCAGAGGCGGGGCCGCGGGCCCAGGAGCTGGACGCTGTGCCTGGGAGCGCTGGCGCTCTGGTCGGTGGAGGTCATCGTCAACACCGAGTGGCTCCTCATCACGGCGGTCCGCAATCCGCCGGCCGCTCGGGACGCTTCCGAGCCGTCCTGCGGCTTCGCCAACCGGGACTTCGTCATGGCGCTGATCTACGTGATGGTCCTGCTGCTCGGCGCCGTGCTGACGGCCGTGCCCTCGCTGACGCACAAGGGCCGACGGTGGCGCAGGGACGGAGCGTTCGTCCTGGTCACGGGCCTCCTCACCGCGGCCATCTGGGCGGCTTGGATCGCCATGTACGTCGGCGGCAACCGAGCGGTGGGAGACGACGGCTGGGACGATCCCACCCTGGCCGTGGCCGTGGTGTCCAACGCTTGGGTGTTCCTTCTCCTGTACGCGGTGCCGGAGATCTGCTTACTGACGCAGCGGGACGCGGACTTGGATCCTCCCCACGACGGCGAGCACATCTACCCGGCCAGGACCTTGGCGTACGACAACGTTCGCAAGGAGCCGGAGCCTGCCCACCAGACGGTCTACCTGGAAAATAAAGCCTTCACAATGGAGGAGCCTCCAACAG AGCCTTCGAAGCCGGTGTCGCCGTACGCCGCTTACAACGGTCAACTGCGAAGTTGCGTCTACCAGCCCACCGAAATCGCCCTGATCGCCAAGGGTCTGACCAAG ATGGACCAGGACGCGATGATGCGGCGCGCCTCGACCTCGTCTTTGAACACGGCGGGAAGCAGCGGCGGCTCACTGCATCGCTTGGTGGGCTCCTTGGCCTCTTAG
- the btbd17b gene encoding BTB/POZ domain-containing protein 17 gives MMPSCDRGVLLGVSWTTLVLMSHLISVRGAPLKLDAPPDSGAAVLNHSMSLVRRMEGLLAAGDGSDVTLRVHTVGTDEAKVIQAHGLVLGMQSDVFRELLLDRNGSAVALREAPDCAAVFDKFIRYLYCGDVSVRLDQAISLHKLASKYHVWSLQQGLSRYMTQHLSSDSPTGHAVGWYNYALETGDLALRDSCLQYLSWNLSSVLRSQEWVSVSEELLLSLLQRSDLILQTELELYEALEAWIDQNRPGGKTTETALRSVRYGMIPPQYLFRLQKQSPLMQKNYESVRDLLYLAFQFHSASPVTLAKYFDVNCSIFTPRNYLSPSWGSPWIINNPTRDDRSFSFQTQLGPSGHDAGKRVTWNSLFSPRWLPLNARSTYAEMGAMQPTRTDGGRPRIIVTPATSSPDFAGVSFQKTVIVMARQQGNVVVRHVYNFHQSTEEAGDFLAGADLQRRVSDYLIDSSLYLHIVIKPLYHTLLVAKK, from the exons ATGATGCCCTCCTGCGATCGAGGCGTGCTTCTCGGGGTCTCTTGGACCACCCTGGTCCTCATGAGCCACTTGATCTCAGTTCGAGGAG CTCCCCTGAAGCTGGACGCGCCCCCGGACTCGGGGGCCGCCGTCCTGAATCACTCCATGAGCCTGGTGCGGCGAATGGAGGGCCTGCTGGCGGCGGGCGACGGCAGCGACGTCACCCTGCGCGTGCACACGGTCGGCACGGACGAGGCGAAGGTGATCCAGGCTCACGGCCTGGTGCTCGGCATGCAGAGCGACGTCTTCCGCGAGCTGCTGCTGGACCGCAACGGCAGCGCCGTGGCGCTGAGGGAGGCGCCCGACTGCGCCGCCGTCTTCGACAAGTTCATCAG GTACTTGTACTGCGGTGACGTGTCTGTGCGTCTGGACCAGGCGATTTCCCTGCACAAGCTGGCGAGCAAGTACCACGTGTGGAGCTTGCAGCAGGGCCTGAGCCGGTACATGACCCAGCATCTGTCTAGCGACTCCCCGACGGGCCACGCGGTGGGCTGGTACAACTACGCGCTGGAAACGGGGGACCTGGCCCTGCGGGACAGCTGCCTGCAGTACCTCTCGTGGAACCTGTCGTCGGTGCTGCGGAGTCAGGAATGGGTCTCCGTCAGCGAGGAGCTGCTCCTGTCTTTGCTCCAGCGTTCGGATCTCATCCTGCAGACCGAGCTGGAGCTCTACGAAGCCCTGGAGGCGTGGATCGACCAGAACCGGCCCGGGGGCAAGACGACGGAGACGGCCCTGAGGTCGGTCCGTTACGGCATGATCCCGCCTCAGTATCTCTTCCGCCTCCAGAAGCAGTCCCCTCTCATGCAGAAGAATTACGAGTCCGTCCGGGATCTCCTCTACCTGGCCTTCCAGTTCCACTCGGCATCGCCCGTCACCTTGGCCAAATACTTTGACGTCAACTGCAGCATCTTCACGCCCCGCAACTACCTGTCCCCCTCCTGGGGCTCCCCGTGGATCATCAACAACCCGACGCGCGACGACCGCAGCTTCAGCTTTCAGACCCAGCTGGGCCCCAGCGGCCACGACGCCGGCAAGCGGGTGACCTGGAACTCGCTCTTCTCCCCTCGCTGGCTGCCCCTGAACGCCAGGTCCACCTACGCCGAGATGGGCGCCATGCAGCCCACCCGCACCGACGGAGGCCGGCCCCGGATCATCGTCACGCCGGCCACGTCCAGCCCGGACTTTGCCGGGGTCAGCTTCCAGAAGACGGTGATCGTGATGGCGAGGCAGCAGGGCAACGTGGTGGTCCGCCACGTCTACAACTTCCACCAAAGCACGGAGGAGGCGGGAGACTTCCTGGCGGGCGCCGACCTGCAGCGCCGCGTGTCCGACTACCTGATTGACAGCTCCCTCTATCTGCATATTGTGATAAAACCGTTGTACCATACACTGCTTGTTGCAAAGAAATAG